A region of the Pseudonocardia cypriaca genome:
GGCAAGGAGGCCGAGGCGCAGGCCCTTCTCGACGAGGTGAACGCCAAGATCGACGCGGCCAAGGCAGCGAACCCGGCCTTCGCCGGCAAGGTCCTCGTCGAGGACTTCGGCCCGGAGAACGGTGGTCACTACCTCATCGGCAAGGGCGATCCGCGGCGCGCGCTGTTCGACGCACTCGGATTCGATGCGCAGGAGCACACGGGCGACCTCAGCGAAGAGCGGCTGGCGCTGATGGACCGCGATCTGTTGTTCGTGAACGGGGCCACCAAGGAGCAGATGACGGCGTCCCCGGTGTTCGCCCGGCTGAACGTCGTGCAGAGCGACCGCGCCCTTTACACAACGTTCGATTCCAACCTGAGCGGCGCGCTGTCCTACAGCGGCCCGAAGGCCCTGTTGTACGCACTGGACCAGCTGGTGCCGCAACTGTCGAACGCCGTCAACGGAAAGCCGGTCGCCGACCTGTCCAACGCCTGAGAGGCGTCCGGACGGGATGGATGCCCGCGCCGACTTTCAGAGATCCATACGTCGGCTCCGTCAGATCCGCCCGAGGAACTCCACGATCCGCTCGGTCAGCAAGGTGGTCGCTGCGGCGTCGTACGACGCGAGTGAGCTGTCCTCGAACAGGTGCTCGTCGCCGCGGTAGAGGTACAACTCGGCAGCCGCGCCGACCTCGTCCACGATCTCTCGGGCTGCGTCGATGTCGCCCTCGCCTGCGAAGTACTCGTCGGCGTCCATCCCGTGGATCTGCACGGGGACGCCCTCGGGCCAGGGACCGACCGCCCACTCGCCGGTGATCGGCAGGCAGGACTCCATCAGGATCGCGCCGGCCGCCCCCGTCCGCGTCTGGGCCAGCCGCTGGGCCTGCACGACCCCCCAGGAGATTCCGGCGTAGACGAGCGTGGACGGGAGGTCGGCGGCTGCGGCGTTGGCCAGCGCGGCGAAGTCCGGCGCCACCTCGCCCTGGCTGAACGCCGCGCCCTCCTCGATCGAGGGGAAGGTGCGGCCGCCGTAGAGATCGGGGGTGTGGACGGTGTGACCGGCGGCGCGGAGACGGTCGGCGAGCTCGACGACACCGGGCGTGAGTCCCTGGACGTGGTGGAACAGCAGGACTTCGACCATGGCGAGGCTCCTCCGCCGATCGGCAACCTCTGGGCATTCTGGACCAGTTGTACCCCGGGGCGGCGTTCAGACGGTGTCGGCGGCGCGGCCTCGGCCGAGGAGCACCCCGAGGGCGATCATGCCGATGGCCAGGGCCAGGTGCAGCCAGTTGTCGGCGGTGTTGACCGGGACGAAGTTGGCGGCGCTGTCGTGGTCGATCACCAGTCCGTAGACCCACAGGACGGCGTAGACGACGCCGCCGTAGATCAGGAAGTTGCGGGCACCGCCGAAGGTGCGGGCGAGCACGAGCCCGGCGACGCCGAAGCCTGCGTGCACGATGTTGTGCAGGATCGACACCGCGAACAGGCCCAGCAGCAGCGCGCCGGATCCGTGGCCGGCGAACGACAGCTGGTCGTAGCCGGCCGTCACGCCGGGGACGAACCCGAGGATGCCGACCAGCAGGAACACCCCGCCCACGATGGCCGCGGCGAGCTGGACCGGGTGACGGCTGGCGCGGACGCGCGAGCCGGGAGTTTGCGACATGAGTGTGCCTCTCTTCGATCTGGTATCAAATCTTCCGGTGTTCATCGCCGATCACGATGCGATTCGGGAGAACTGGAGCCGGCAGGGGCGGCCCGTTGAAATCGACCGCCCCTGCGCGGGTTTCGTGCGGGATTCACCGATCCCGCTCACAAGGCGGTCAGCCTGCGGGCATGAGGACCTTGTCGATGACGAACACGGTGGCGTTGTCGGTCGGGATGTTGCCGCACAGGACGTTGGCGGTATTGCCCTGACCGTCGGTGATGGTGGGGGCCGCGGCGGTGCCACCGATGGTGACCTGCCCGCCTGCCAGCTCGGTCACCGTCTTGGCCTCGGCGAGGCCTTCGGCGTCGTAGCGCTTGGGCACGACGTGGTAGGACAGCAACCCGCCGAGCTGCTGCTGGTCACCCAGCAGTTCGTTGAACGCCCTGTTGCCCAGCGCCTTCTTGACCTCGTCGAACGCGCCGTTGTAGGGGGCGAAGACGGTGATCGCCTCCTGCGAGTTGAGGGTGTCGGCGAGCCCGTCGACCTTCCCGACCGCGGTGACGAGCGTGGTGAGCAGCGGGTTCGTGCTGGCGGCGCTGGCCACCGGCTGCGGGCCCATGTTGTTCAGCGACCCGGGCGCCTCCCCCTGTGGGAGCTGGGAGCAGGCGGGGCCGAACACGTCCTCGTTGGTGGTCACGCCGTCCGCGGCGGCTGCGGCCGGCGCCGGGGTCATCGGCGCGGCCGGTGCACCGGATGCCGTTCCCTCCGCACCGCCGCCGCAAGCAGCCAGGGTGAGGGTCAGTGCGGCCAGGGCGCCGAGAGCGCCGACTCGGTTGATGCGCACAGAAATCTCCTTCGGAAAAGCATCCCCGGATGGGCCGGGCTCGTAGAGCGTTCGGTGCCGCGATCCGAACGGTTCACCGATACCGGTAACGGATCGATAACGCGAGCGGCGGCTGTTCCGACTCACCCATCGGAATTCGATCGCGCGCGGATATCAGGCGGTCGTGAAGATGGTGGCGGGCCAGCCGGAGGCGCCGTCGGGGATCGGGTCGGCGCGCTGTTCGGTCTGGGTGACGCCGTTGCGATCGGTGGCGCGGGTCTGCACGGTGTGGCTGCCGGGGGTCAGTTCGAACTCGGTCCGCCACATCCGCCAGGTGTCGCCACCGACCTCGGCCGAGAGCTCCGCCCCGCGCCACGGGCCGCCGTCCATCCGGACCTCCACCCGGCTGATGCCGGTGGGCTGGGACCAGGCGATCCCCGCCACGGTCACGCGGCCGGCGGGGACGGTGGCGAAGCCGCGCGGGGTGTCGATGCGGGACTGCACCTTGATCGGTGCCTTCTGCGCCCAGCCGCGTTCGAGCCAGTAGCCGGGTGCGGCGTCGAAGGTGGTGACCTCCATGTCGACGACCCACTTGGTGGCCGAGACGTAGCCGTAGAGGCCGGGCACGACCATCCGCACCGGGAACCCGTGCTCCGGCGGCAAAGCTTCGCCGTTCATGCCGATCGCGAGCAGGGCACCGCGGCCGGGTTCGAGCAGCACGTCGGTGGGCGTCCCGGTGTACCAGCCGTCGATGCTCGTGGTGAAGACCTGATCGGCCCCCGGCCGCACCCCGGCTTCGAGCAGCAGGTCCCTCAGCTCGACCCCGACGAAGTTCGCCGTCGAGATCAGGTCCCCGCCGACCGGGTTGGACACGCACGTCATCGTGATCGTGCGCTCGACCAGCGGCCGGGCGAGCAGGTCGTCGAACGTCAGCGTGAACGGGTTGTCGACCATGCCGTGGATCGGCATCGACCAGTCCTGCGCGCGCTGGGCGGGCACCCGCAGCGCCACGTCGATCCGGTAGAAGTCCCGGTTCGGGGTGATGAAGGTGGGGGTGCCCAGCTCGGGGAACGCCGCCCCCGCGGGGATCGCCGGCGCCCGCTCGACCAGCCGCAGCCGGGCCAGCTGCTCGGTGACCCGCTGCCGCGAGTCGCCCACCCCACTGAACAGCAGCCCACCCGCGCCGGCGCCGAGCGATGCCACGGTGACCGCGGCCGATGAGCCGATCAGCACGCTGCGCCGTGACGGTCCCGCACCGGCACCACCGTCGGTGCGGGCGCCGGGGTCGACCGGCCGGTAGGAGCGCACGGCGATCGCATGCAGCCCGGTGAACACCGCCGAGCCGACCACCAGCGCGACGACCGGCGCGACGAGATCAGCTGGGGCGAACACCGGGGCGGACACCACCGCGGCGAGGGCGAGCACTCCCAGGACCGCGACCACGACCACGCCCGGGGTGCTGCGGCGGCGGGACGCGAGCCCGGCGCCCGCGGCCACGGCCACGATCACCACTGCCATCCCGGCCAGCAGGATCGGCTTGTCCGCCACCCCGAAGGTGGTCTTGGCGAACTCGGTGAGGGTCCGTGGGGAGAACCGGATCACCGTGTCCCCCACCGCCAGGAACGGTGACGACGCCGGCGAGACGACCCCGGCCACCAGATGCCCGAAGCCCACCGCCGCGGCCACCGCCAGCACCCCGACCACCGCGGCCGGGAGGCGTGGGACCCCCGCTCCCGGTGGGGCGGGCTCGGACCGGGTCACGGTGGCGCTCATGCACGGTGTTCGCGGCACGCGCGCTTTCGGTTCGATCCTCCGCCGAATCTGCTCGGACGGTCGCCGGCGGCGGACCGGTGGTCAGCTCTGCACCTGACCGCTGGCCACCACGATCGTGGGTGCGGCCGGTGCGACCCGGCCGGGCTCGAGCGAGACCGCATAACCGATGAACGGCTGTTCCCCGGCGGCCGGACCGAGCTGGTGCACGCCGGGGCCGGGTGCACCGTCGGCGACGTCGAACGTGCCGATCGGCTCCGGGGCGGCGTCGGTGCTCACGCCCCACAGCACGTAGATGCTGGTGGCGGCGTCGTTGGCCGGCAGACCCGCGGTGACCACCGTCCGCGCGGACGTGCCCGCGACGACTGCGCCGACCGGCCGGCCGTCGCTGGTGCTCAGCGTGGCGTGGCTGGTTCCGGGGCGATCGACCTGGGTGAGCACGTCGGCCAGGGCCTGCGACTGCGCGATCTGCGCGTCGCGCTGTTGCTGCAGCTGCACCGTGTACGCCGCGAGCCCACCGACGCCCGCCACGGCCACCACCGCGACCAGCGCGAGCGCGGCCACCACGAGCCGGCGCCTACGTCGTCCCGGGCCGCTCGTCCCGCGCCCGCGCTGGGGCTCGGCACCGGCCTGCGACCGCCGAGGACCAGAACCCCCGCCCGACCGGGTTGCCGATCGGGCCGGGTCGGTCGGGGGGCGAGCTCCGGCGACGTCCTGCCCGGCGGGACGGCGGTAACCGGTGGAGTAGGTCGCATCGGGTGTGGGATCGCGGCCGGTCTGGGGGGTCCGCGCCGCCTGGGCGAGGATGTTCCCGCGCAACCTGGCCGGCGGGTCGACCTGCTCGACCGCTGCGGCCAACGCGGCGGCGGTGAGCTCGGTGTCGGCGACGGTCGCCCGGCACGACGCGCACCCGGCGAGGTGTTCGCGCAGCGCTGCTTCCTCGTCGGGTTCGAGTGCGTGCAGCGCGAACGCCACGGCGTCCTCGCTACGCCGGCAGGTGTCGTCCACGCCGCTCACCACGACCCCCGAGCATCCTGCACATCATCGGCGTTGCCGGCCGGGTCGTCGAGCGAAGGCCCGAGCAGGTCCCGCAGCCGCCGCAGACCGGTGAACATGCGCGACTTCACCGTCCCCACCGCCACGCCGGTCATCAGCGCGACCTCGCTCTGGGTGTAGCCACCGTAGTAGGCCAACGCCAGCGCTTGGCGCTGCGGGCCGGACAGCTGCGCGAGCGCGTCCCGGACCTGACCGGCCGCGACGGCGTCGATCGCGGCCTGGTCGGCGCCCGGCGCGACCGACTGCCCGGTCGCGGGGTCGTCCTCGACCCGCTCCCCCCTGCGGCGAGCCGCGCTCTCCCGTCGTACCGCATCCACCGCCTTGTGGTGCACCAACGTCAACAGCCACGTGCCGAAGCTGCCCCGCTCCGCGTCGAACCGGCCGGGATCGCGCCACACCGCCACGAACGCCTCCTGCACCACGTCCTCGGCCAGGCCCTCGTCCGCGCAGACCCGACGAGCCAGCGAGTACGCCCGCTTCCCCCATCGGTCGTACAGGTCGGCGAGAGCCGACGACGATCCCGCGGCCACCCCGCGGACCAGCTCCACGTCGGTCACGTCACCGGGCGGGCGCGGTGACCCAACGGCAGCGGACCTCGACGGAGGCGGCTCCCGGCGGTTGCGCCCACCTTGTGCGTCGGCACCAACCACGAGGCTCCTCACACACGGTCTTCGCCGCGACTCAGCATCCGGTTCACATCAGTCTTCCCGGAAGGTTCCTGGAAGGCGAGCGTGACGAGCAGGGCCGGGTGGTCGGTGGCTCCGCGCATGTCGATCGTGCGGGAGCTGTCGACGACGAGCTCGGGCGTCGCCACGACGTGCTGCACGCCGCCGTCGTCGGCGTCCGCGGAACCGGCCGGCAGGCAGGACTCGAGGTCCGGGCTGCTGCCGGAGCCGAGGTTCAGGTCACCTCCCAGCACCACCGGCGGGGCCCCGTCCCGCGCCCGCACCTGCGGGATGATCGTGCCGAACAGGTACCTGCACTGGGCACCCGCCACCTCCCGCTCGGAGTGGGCCAGATGCGTGGTGCAGACGGCGACGGCCGAGGTGGCGACGCCGTCCAGACACAGCCATGCCCGCCCCTCCGAGCTCTGCTCGTCCTGGATCGGGTAGATCCCCCCGCCGGCGGCCGCCCCGGACGGGGTCGGCCATCGGGAGACCATCCCGATGCCGTACTCCTGGCCGTTGCGGCAGCGGACCGCCTCCCCGGTGGCCCCGTCGAGCGCCGCGTGGAATGCGGAAGTGACCACGCCGCCGGGCACCACGTCGGCGAGCGCTCGCTGCAGCACCGGCACGTCGCCGTGGCAGACCTCGTTCAGGGTGACCACGTCGGGCCGCTCGACGTGGATCACCGCCGCCGCCTCGGCCGTCGAACGGCCGGTGTAGCAGCCCGCGAACCCGCTGCCGCAGAGGTTCAACTGCAGCACCTGCACGTGCACCGGCGCTGCGACGGCCGGGGCTGGCGGACGAAGCGCGGGCTCGCCCGCGTCGAAACCGCTCGCCACCGTGGCGCACCCGACCAGGCACGCGATCAACGCCGCCCCCATCGCTCGGTACCACCGGTCGGCGGGGCCGCGTCTCGCCGGCCCACCGTCCGGGTCGTCCGCCGACGCGCCGCGGTCGGCCGACCGCTGCACCACGTCCTCGGCGGTTGTGCCCACCTCGGGCGTCAGGCCCGAGGCCGCAGGCGGACCGGGAATCAGCGACAGGCTCACACCGGCGTGTTCGCAAGCCGACCGTCAACGGTTCGACCCCGTGCGCGGTCCCGCTACGGACCGACCCGGACCTCCAATCAGGACGTCGCCGCCTCGAGGAACTTCTCGAGCTCGGCACCCGGGTCAGGTCCGCAGGGCTGGAACACGAGCTCGGTGACCCCGTGGGAGGCGAGCTCGTCGAGGCGGCGCCGGACCCGATCGCGGGTGCCGCTGATCGTCACGTCCTGGAGCATCGCGTGGCCGCCCGCGTCCCACGCCGCCCGGTCGGCCTCGTTGAGGTGGACGCAGTGACCGGTGTGGACCGCCAGGTGCCGTTGCTCGAGGGGCGCCTTCTCCACGACGCCCATCCACTCCTCCCCACCCGGGAGCGTGCGCACGGCGTCGGGGCCACCGAACTCGTAGGCGCCGTGGTAGGCAAGGGCCCAGCCGGGGCCGCCTGCGACGCGAGCGTGGTCGGAGTCCGACGCCTCCCCCTCGTCGAGCACCGTGCCCCACGCCAGGTAGGGCACCCACGAGTACTCGCTCATGAACTCCGGGAGCTGCAGCGTCACGTAGAGCCCGTCACCTAGCTCGCGGGCGACCTCGTGGCCCTTGGGTCCGAGCGCGCCGACGAGAACGGGGACGTCGACGGGCCGGGCGGGGGCGTGCCCGTCGGGATGCAGCATCTGCATCTGCGCGCCCTCCCACTCGACGACCTCGCCGCGGAGCAGCCCCCGGTACGCGCGGATGTAGGACTCCATGTACGACCACGTGATCGCGCGGTACCCCATGGCCCGGCGCCCGGTGAAGCCCGTGCCGAATGAGACGGCGACCCGGCCGGGGGCGAGGGCGGCGAGGGTGGCGGTCGCGGCTGCGTTCACCATCGGGTGGCGCAGGCTCGGGACCAGGACGCCGGGGCCGAGCCCGATCCGCTCGGTCCGTTCGGCCGCCAGCGCGAGGGTCATCCACACGTCGGGGCTCTGCTGAGGCGTGTCGTAGACCCAGGCCCGGGCGTAGCCGAGGCGTTCCGCCAGAACGATGTTGTCCGGCGAGTCGAGTGCGGTCGGGAAAGCGCAGGACACCTCCATGGTGCCTCCTGTTCGCGGACGGATCGGTCGGGGTCAGGGCAGCCCGGCGTGCGGGACGTCGACGTGGACGGCCAGCAGCTGGGCCTCGCGGACGGGCCTGCGTTCGTGCTCGGGGAACGAGGGTGCCGCGCACAGGAACAGGGTGCGGCCGTCGTCGCCGCCGAGCATGCAGGCGAAGACCCCGGTCCCGGGGGCGATCTCGTCGATGATCTCGCCGCCTTCGCGGACCCGGATCACGCGGGAACCGACGGCGTCGGCCACCCAGATCGCACCCTCGGCGTCCGCGCAGATTCCGTCGGGAGCGACCTGGAGCCGCTGCACGGCCTCCCCGACGTCCTCGGTCTGCGGGGCCTCCCCGAACTGCGCCCACACCCGCCGGTTGCGCAGCCCGCCGTCCTCGTCGATGTCGAAGGCGGTCAGCCGCCCGGCGAAGGTCTCGGCGACGACCAGGACTCCCCCGTCGAGGATCACCATGCCGTTGGGGAACCCGAGGTCCTCGGCCACGGTGCTGACCGTGCCGTCCGGGTCGACCCGGGTGAGCGTGGTGTAGCGCAGGGCGGCGCCGCCCATGAGGTCGAAGCCGAAGTTGCCCACGTAGGCGCGACCCCGCTCGTCCACGATCATGTCGTTGAGCACTCCGGTGACGGCGCCGGACAGGTCGGCGTGCTCGGAGAGCCCGCCCGACCCGCTGCGCACGAGGATGCGGTGATCGCGCATCGACACGATGAGCGCCCGCCCGTCGGGCAGGAAGCCGAGCCCGGACGGCTGGCCGGGCACCTCGGCAACGACCTCGGTGGTGCCGCGGCAGTCGGTGGCCACGACCTGGTTGGTGTAGAAGTCCGAGACCCACAGCCTGCCGTCACGCCACCGCGGGCACTCCAGGTAGGAATACCCGTCCAGCACGACCGTCGGCTCGCCGGCCGTCAACCGTCCTCGCCCCATCCTGATGCTCCTTCGTCGTGGTCCTAGACCGATCCGGGCACGGATGCCGCGCCGGCGCGATCGTGGTTCCGCTCGCGACGCATGGCAACCGCGAGCGCGGGCACCAGTGCGAGACCGACGCAGCCGACGGCGACGATGACGTAGTACGGCGCGATGAGGCTGCCGGTCTCCTGTTCGACGAGCCCGTAGACGTAGGGGCCGACGAACCCGCCGGTGATCCCGACGGTGTTGATGAAGGCGAGCCCGGCCGCCGCGACGAGGCCCGACATGCGAGCCATCGCCACCGACCAGAACAACGGCAGGGTGCCGAGGGCGAAGAAGTTCGCCAGGAAGACCAGGCCGACGCTCAGCACCGGGTTGGTGGACAACAGGAGGCCGGTCATGACCAGCACGCCGGCGCCCGCGCACACCCCGATCAGCACGACCTCGCGGTGGTAGCGGCGCGCCAGCCACGGGAAGAACAGGACACCAGCGAGCCCGGCGATGCCCCCGCCGCCCGCCACGACGCCGATGAGGAACGGGCTCTTCAGGCCGAGCGACTGCAGCAGCGCCGGGAAGTTGAACCCCACCCCCGAGCTGATCGCCTGGTTGATGACGTAGATGCCGGCGAGCAGGAGAACCGCGGGGCGGCCGAACGCCAGGCGGAGCCGGCTGTGCCCGCTCTGCGACGAGGCCGCGTCGCCTGCGGCCCGCTCCGTGAGCGCCGCCGCTTCCTCCTCGGTGAGCCATTTGGCGTCGACCGGCCGGTTGGGCAGCGCGAACCACACGACGGCGCCGACGACAACGGTGGCGAGGCCCTCCACGAGGAACATCCACTGCCACCCCTGCAGGCCGCCCAGGCCGT
Encoded here:
- a CDS encoding ABC transporter substrate-binding protein, with the protein product MGTALVALLVAIVTVTGCSSATTTAPLQETVTISHKFGETKVPKDPARVVTVGWNDQDFVLSLGVVPIVTRAWFDSYNNYPWVQEATGGKGVATMGGDGIDYEAVAAAKPDAIFAVYETVDQPTYDRLSQIAPTVIQSAEYPDEETPWHVQLLLTGKALGKEAEAQALLDEVNAKIDAAKAANPAFAGKVLVEDFGPENGGHYLIGKGDPRRALFDALGFDAQEHTGDLSEERLALMDRDLLFVNGATKEQMTASPVFARLNVVQSDRALYTTFDSNLSGALSYSGPKALLYALDQLVPQLSNAVNGKPVADLSNA
- a CDS encoding dienelactone hydrolase family protein — translated: MVEVLLFHHVQGLTPGVVELADRLRAAGHTVHTPDLYGGRTFPSIEEGAAFSQGEVAPDFAALANAAAADLPSTLVYAGISWGVVQAQRLAQTRTGAAGAILMESCLPITGEWAVGPWPEGVPVQIHGMDADEYFAGEGDIDAAREIVDEVGAAAELYLYRGDEHLFEDSSLASYDAAATTLLTERIVEFLGRI
- a CDS encoding DUF4383 domain-containing protein; amino-acid sequence: MSQTPGSRVRASRHPVQLAAAIVGGVFLLVGILGFVPGVTAGYDQLSFAGHGSGALLLGLFAVSILHNIVHAGFGVAGLVLARTFGGARNFLIYGGVVYAVLWVYGLVIDHDSAANFVPVNTADNWLHLALAIGMIALGVLLGRGRAADTV
- a CDS encoding fasciclin domain-containing protein, with amino-acid sequence MRINRVGALGALAALTLTLAACGGGAEGTASGAPAAPMTPAPAAAAADGVTTNEDVFGPACSQLPQGEAPGSLNNMGPQPVASAASTNPLLTTLVTAVGKVDGLADTLNSQEAITVFAPYNGAFDEVKKALGNRAFNELLGDQQQLGGLLSYHVVPKRYDAEGLAEAKTVTELAGGQVTIGGTAAAPTITDGQGNTANVLCGNIPTDNATVFVIDKVLMPAG
- a CDS encoding molybdopterin-dependent oxidoreductase, yielding MTRSEPAPPGAGVPRLPAAVVGVLAVAAAVGFGHLVAGVVSPASSPFLAVGDTVIRFSPRTLTEFAKTTFGVADKPILLAGMAVVIVAVAAGAGLASRRRSTPGVVVVAVLGVLALAAVVSAPVFAPADLVAPVVALVVGSAVFTGLHAIAVRSYRPVDPGARTDGGAGAGPSRRSVLIGSSAAVTVASLGAGAGGLLFSGVGDSRQRVTEQLARLRLVERAPAIPAGAAFPELGTPTFITPNRDFYRIDVALRVPAQRAQDWSMPIHGMVDNPFTLTFDDLLARPLVERTITMTCVSNPVGGDLISTANFVGVELRDLLLEAGVRPGADQVFTTSIDGWYTGTPTDVLLEPGRGALLAIGMNGEALPPEHGFPVRMVVPGLYGYVSATKWVVDMEVTTFDAAPGYWLERGWAQKAPIKVQSRIDTPRGFATVPAGRVTVAGIAWSQPTGISRVEVRMDGGPWRGAELSAEVGGDTWRMWRTEFELTPGSHTVQTRATDRNGVTQTEQRADPIPDGASGWPATIFTTA
- a CDS encoding zf-HC2 domain-containing protein gives rise to the protein MDDTCRRSEDAVAFALHALEPDEEAALREHLAGCASCRATVADTELTAAALAAAVEQVDPPARLRGNILAQAARTPQTGRDPTPDATYSTGYRRPAGQDVAGARPPTDPARSATRSGGGSGPRRSQAGAEPQRGRGTSGPGRRRRRLVVAALALVAVVAVAGVGGLAAYTVQLQQQRDAQIAQSQALADVLTQVDRPGTSHATLSTSDGRPVGAVVAGTSARTVVTAGLPANDAATSIYVLWGVSTDAAPEPIGTFDVADGAPGPGVHQLGPAAGEQPFIGYAVSLEPGRVAPAAPTIVVASGQVQS
- a CDS encoding sigma-70 family RNA polymerase sigma factor, with the protein product MTDVELVRGVAAGSSSALADLYDRWGKRAYSLARRVCADEGLAEDVVQEAFVAVWRDPGRFDAERGSFGTWLLTLVHHKAVDAVRRESAARRRGERVEDDPATGQSVAPGADQAAIDAVAAGQVRDALAQLSGPQRQALALAYYGGYTQSEVALMTGVAVGTVKSRMFTGLRRLRDLLGPSLDDPAGNADDVQDARGSW
- a CDS encoding endonuclease/exonuclease/phosphatase family protein — protein: MSLSLIPGPPAASGLTPEVGTTAEDVVQRSADRGASADDPDGGPARRGPADRWYRAMGAALIACLVGCATVASGFDAGEPALRPPAPAVAAPVHVQVLQLNLCGSGFAGCYTGRSTAEAAAVIHVERPDVVTLNEVCHGDVPVLQRALADVVPGGVVTSAFHAALDGATGEAVRCRNGQEYGIGMVSRWPTPSGAAAGGGIYPIQDEQSSEGRAWLCLDGVATSAVAVCTTHLAHSEREVAGAQCRYLFGTIIPQVRARDGAPPVVLGGDLNLGSGSSPDLESCLPAGSADADDGGVQHVVATPELVVDSSRTIDMRGATDHPALLVTLAFQEPSGKTDVNRMLSRGEDRV
- a CDS encoding LLM class flavin-dependent oxidoreductase; translation: MEVSCAFPTALDSPDNIVLAERLGYARAWVYDTPQQSPDVWMTLALAAERTERIGLGPGVLVPSLRHPMVNAAATATLAALAPGRVAVSFGTGFTGRRAMGYRAITWSYMESYIRAYRGLLRGEVVEWEGAQMQMLHPDGHAPARPVDVPVLVGALGPKGHEVARELGDGLYVTLQLPEFMSEYSWVPYLAWGTVLDEGEASDSDHARVAGGPGWALAYHGAYEFGGPDAVRTLPGGEEWMGVVEKAPLEQRHLAVHTGHCVHLNEADRAAWDAGGHAMLQDVTISGTRDRVRRRLDELASHGVTELVFQPCGPDPGAELEKFLEAATS
- a CDS encoding SMP-30/gluconolactonase/LRE family protein, which translates into the protein MGRGRLTAGEPTVVLDGYSYLECPRWRDGRLWVSDFYTNQVVATDCRGTTEVVAEVPGQPSGLGFLPDGRALIVSMRDHRILVRSGSGGLSEHADLSGAVTGVLNDMIVDERGRAYVGNFGFDLMGGAALRYTTLTRVDPDGTVSTVAEDLGFPNGMVILDGGVLVVAETFAGRLTAFDIDEDGGLRNRRVWAQFGEAPQTEDVGEAVQRLQVAPDGICADAEGAIWVADAVGSRVIRVREGGEIIDEIAPGTGVFACMLGGDDGRTLFLCAAPSFPEHERRPVREAQLLAVHVDVPHAGLP
- a CDS encoding MFS transporter produces the protein MTNAKDLLHETATRKAVVRLLPVLGIAYFMSYVDRTNIALAKTALEADIGLSAAAYGLGAGLFFLSYALLEVPSNLVLYRVGARLWISRIAVTWGAVSAAMMFVQDEWSFYLLRLLLGASEAGLFPALMYLVTVWFSQKHRVTVVGLIYTAPCIAIFIGSPIGGALMELDGLGGLQGWQWMFLVEGLATVVVGAVVWFALPNRPVDAKWLTEEEAAALTERAAGDAASSQSGHSRLRLAFGRPAVLLLAGIYVINQAISSGVGFNFPALLQSLGLKSPFLIGVVAGGGGIAGLAGVLFFPWLARRYHREVVLIGVCAGAGVLVMTGLLLSTNPVLSVGLVFLANFFALGTLPLFWSVAMARMSGLVAAAGLAFINTVGITGGFVGPYVYGLVEQETGSLIAPYYVIVAVGCVGLALVPALAVAMRRERNHDRAGAASVPGSV